A genomic region of Zalophus californianus isolate mZalCal1 chromosome 1, mZalCal1.pri.v2, whole genome shotgun sequence contains the following coding sequences:
- the TM4SF19 gene encoding transmembrane 4 L6 family member 19 — translation MLSSPDVMACSRTCSRILGLSLGTTALFAAGANLVLLFPNWDVTYLLRGLIGRHAMLGSGLWGGGLMVLTAAILISLMGWRYGCFSKSGPCRSMLTALLSSSLAFLGALICFITSGVALKDGPFCMFDVSSFNQTQAWKYGYPFQDLHNRNYLYDHSLWNSVCLEPSKAVIWHVAFFSILLCISLLQILLVVIHFINSFLGLFCSLCEKR, via the exons ATGCTATCCTCTCCTGATGTGATGGCATGCTCACGGACCTGCTCCCGCATCCTGGGGCTGAGCCTCGGGACTACCGCCCTGTTTGCTGCTGGAGCTAACTTGGTGCTCCTCTTTCCTAACTGGGATGTGACCTACCTGTTGAGGGGCCTCATTGGCAGGCATGccatgctgggctctgggctctggggaggaggCCTCATG gtACTCACTGCAGCTATCCTCATCTCCTTGATGGGCTGGAGATATGGCTGCTTCAGTAAGAGTGGGCCCTGCCGAAGT ATGCTCACTGCTCTGCTGTCCAGTAGCCTGGCTTTTCTTGGAGCCTTGATTTGCTTTATCACTTCTGGAGTAGCCCTGAAAGATGGTCCATTTTGCATGTTTGATGTCTCATCCTTCAATCAGACGCAAGCTTGGAAATATGGTTACCCATTCCAAGACCTGCATAACAG GAATTATTTGTATGACCATTCCCTCTGGAACTCTGTCTGCCTGGAGCCTTCTAAAGCTGTCATTTGGCACGTGGCCTTCTTCTCCATCCTTCTGTGCATCAGCCTCCTCCAGATTCTCCTGGTGGTCATTCATTTCATCAACAGCTTCCTGGGCCTTTTCTGCAGCCTCTGCGAGAAGCGATAG